TACCGATCGACACCGTTTTCAAGCTCCCTTCGCCGCTGCCAACTTGGCCACCAGGCGCAGGTTTCGCGACGGGAGAGATCGATCTCGGAGGCCTGCAAGTCCGGCAAGTGACGTCGTTTCACAGAATCTGGACGGCCTACCAAGGCGGCCCCGACGGTTTAGGTGCGACCTTTCTAGAACCTTCCCCCATACCAGATGGATTTTCCATGCTTGGCAGCTACGCTCAGCCCAACAACCAACCGCTCTTCGGTTCCGTTTTGGTCGCAAAAACCGACGCGGCGGACCAATCAGGTGAGATTCTGAAGCAGCCAACTGATTACACTCTCATTTCGCCTGACGATCCCAACTCGGCCCACTTCTGGCTCCCGACTCCGCCGGACGGCTTCAAAGCCGTCGGCCTCGTCGTCACGGCCTCGCCGGAGAAGCCGCCGCTCGACAGGATCCGCTGCGTCCGCTCCGACTTCACCGACGACGCAGAGACGGAGACCTTGATTTGGGGAAATGCCAATGGGATTAACGTGTATGGATTAAGGCCAAAAACTAGAGGGACCAACGCCAAATCACTAGGCATAGGCACATTTATAGCCCAAAACAATGGCGATACAACCCTCGCATTATCTTGTTTAATGAACAAGAACTCAGCTTCATCCGCCATGCCTAATCAAGCCCAAATCAAAGCTGTGTTTGGATCATACGCGCCGTACGTATATTTCCACCCTGATGAAATCTACCTCCCCTCCTCGGTGAACTGGTATTTCAGCAACGGTGCCTTGCTGTACAAGAAAGGGGAGGAGTCGAACCCGGTCCGGGTCGAGCCGGACGGTTCGAACCTCCCGCAGGGGGGTTTGAACGACGGTTTGTACTGGCTCGACCTGCCGGTCGAGCCAGAAGAGGGGAGTAGGGTTAAGAAGGGGGATTTGAGGAGCGCGGAGGCTTATCTCCACGTGAAACCGGTTctgggcgggtcgggtacggatATCCAGGTGTGGCTATTCTACCCGTTCAACGGCCCGGCAACTGCGAAGGTGGGGATGATCGAGAAAATCCCGTTGGGGAAAATCGGCGGGCACGTGGGGGACTGGGAGCACGTGACGCTGCGGATCAGCAACTTCGACGGGGCGCTGCGGAGAGTTTACTTCGCGGAGCACAGCGGGGGGCGGTGGGTGGATTCAAGCGTGCTGGAATTCGAGAGTGGCAACAGATTTGCGGGATACTCGTCGTTGAACGGGCACGCGACGTATTCGAGGGCGGGGGTGGTTATGCAGGGAGGGGGGGATTTGGGGATAAGGAATGATACGGCGAAGAGCGCGATGGTGGTGGATACGGGGGCGAGTTTCGCGGTGGTGGCGGCGGAGGAGGGGGCGGTGGAGCCGCCGTGGTTGAACTACTACAGGAAATGGGGGCCCACGAGGAGTTATGATATCGTGGAGGAAGTGGATAAGGTGGTGAAATTGCTGCCGGAGAGTGTGAAACAGCAGGTGGAGAAATTGGTGAAGGCGTTGCCTACGGAAATTTTTGGGGAGGATGGGCCCACTGGGCCCAAGATGAAAAATAATTGGGATGGGGATGAAAAATGATCGCCTAATTGGGCCCCCATGGTTTGCCATTTCATTCTCAATTTATccattatttttcaataatgtTCTCAATGAAACCACTGTTCTCTATGAAATTCGATTGTAAATCCCAaacttgaaagaaaaaaaaaaaaggttattgGTGTCATTAGACATTTCATTTCACGATAAGAAGCTGGTAAATTAAAAGAGTTATTGTATTGAAATTACTAATCGAAAGTTTGACTGAATATTTTTCGATATAGAAAATAATGATgagaatatttttatttggcaGGGGTAGCTAAAGCCTAAATGAGTGGGACGCAGTCACGCAGTTACTTGCTAGCCCCAATAATGGAGAACTTATGGCAATCAATACTATGGGCTGTAAGATGGGCCCATTGATTGTGAGGTCCTTCAAAATGGGCCATTATgagcatattttttatttttaaaagggaaaattgcacctaaatacacaaattttgccaaaaattcatatttgacgcgaagttaagattttacattttaatacaccaactttcgttgttgtccaaatttgacacgacttaattcttaaaaattaaaaaaaaaaaaccctttttgtaaataattatacaaaggcccacttatgttattatttgggacatttaaaccaaaacaagatattttcttatgatgttttcttttaaaccattttaggcgcggatcaaagattaaaagaaaacatcataagaaaatatcttgttttggtttaaatgtcccaaataataacataagtgggtctttgtataattatttacaaaaaggggttgttttctgaatttttaagaattaagtcgtgttaAATTTGGaaaacaacgaaagttggtgtattaaaatgtaaaatcctaacttcgcgtcaaatatggatttttggcaaagtttgtgtattttcacgcaattatccctttttaaaatgagaatgattgaatTATTATACTACAAGAGGGAAGTCTATATATAGAATCGTTtgttttattatgattttttttcttttttttaaaggcACACACCCAAATGCCATGTTATATCCTTATTGATGATGATTCTTAAATActctttttgtttgttttattatgattttttttttctttttttaaaggCACACACTGAAATGCCATGTTCTATCCTTATTGCTGATGATACTTAAATACTCTTTATGTGAATCttcaaaaatatatacatatatatatatatatatgtatatatttaagtATCATCAGCAGCAGTAAGGGCAAAACATGGCATTTCAGTGTGtgctttttgtttattttaaaaagctATGATCAAACAAACTATTCTATGTATAGaattcttatatatatgtgtatgggggagggggggagaagataaaataaaaatggacaaatacgtggtgagaaatgagaatgaatatgtaatattaaattttaaaatctgaTGACTGATATCTACTTAGAGGGAGCAAAAAATtacctaggttcgaatcctgaaaaCAGCGAAAATTATACTATCAATTTATTGAATACTGTTATTCAGTAtttacaagcagcttatgcaacactatatattgacttatgcagtattctcatttctcacaaaaaatagtatTTTCACTATAAGCTAATCCTATATAGTGTTTTGTATAGATATTTAGGTAtcagtttaattattttataatttcttttaggggattttataatttttagtaGTAACTAGTTTTTAATACAAATATATTTCTCCATATATTTAtctatgaattttttttcatgaattaacCCAGCAACGTAaagaatatttaataaaattaagttttcaatattttaaatttaatttatgggTCAAAACCccgaattattttatttttcaacattttagattatatgtaaatGAACTCAACTGTTTAAATTTCATTTCAAcatagcaatatatatatatacatcattAAGTTTTGTTGAAATTATATATGCAATGAAATCAAATATTAGACACGAGTCACACGACAATGATATATAATGTGCGCATATATATCTACAAACAAGAATCTAATTTTACTGAAAAAGATAAGTcgaatacatatacatatatgatatatatatatgtggacaTTCAAACTGTGAGAAGAAAAGAAATGTCTAAAGTTGAATCCCATCGTTTCCTTCcccaaattaaaaaagaaaaaagaaaaaataaatgaaaagaagaagataaaattTATACATGTACATAGTTAAGAAAATTTTAACATACTTCCGAAAACATACTATAGTCTATAGGTTCGTTTCTTTGAACTAGGGCATTCTGCTAAGAATGCACCAAACATGTTTTGTGAGATTATTTGATTCGGAAAACAAATGAAATTGTAAATTTTTTGAAGAGATGTCTAACCAAAATTTAATGGGCGAAAATTTCGAGTAAAGTTCGCAATTTGAGTAATACTTTTTTCATCCACAAAAAAGAGTCTTgcttatcaatttttatttgtcCACAAAGAAGAGTCTCACTAGTCTCACTTTACTTTTTGAATTATCACATCCTACCTTTTCTCTTATATTTACCTATaaattatacatttattatacttttttatactaatattataCCTACAAATTGTACATTTATTCCGTTTACAACAATTTTaagaattttattaaaaaatcgTGTCCATCACACAATGATATTTTTTCGTGGACTGAGAAAGTATAAGCCAATAAAATGAAGTTTAAATCTCTTAAGTGTAACTTTATCATCTTGAGTTCAAAATAATaagtaatttttataattttttttataatgaatattttttactAATTCTCTATAAGAATGAATAAAAGCTATATTATTAACCCAAATTTATGGCACATGGTCTCATCTCATGGACAACAATTATTTCGTTTAATTTACAATATAGatctttattaattaatttatgatttTCGGCATCCCGGCCCAATGtcacttatttattttttcaataaccCAAAATTCAGGCATCCATAACTGTCTTTGAGTCTTTTCAATAAATATCATATGCATTGCATCATTAGCCATTTAATTTCACATGGGTCTTATACTCCAAGATTTGTTTCATGTAGAGAGCTGCAACCAAATTTGCTATTTTGAAAGTTCTAAAATTTAATGGACAATACGACAAAAAGTCACgtcacatttttcttgtagtaGTAACCCTCTCACTCTTGGAGATGCAGCTCGATCtctttccttaaaaaaaaaaaacaagagaaACCATTTCCCTAGCTAGAAACACTTCGTAATTAAAgtaaaacaattgaaaaatgGTTAATACTAtactttatattttataatatgaaCTTTCAGCGAATTTTACTTCGTATCTtcaactttgatttattttttctaatacCCTAAACTTTGAGAAATTGTATAATTATAAACACAATCACgtcgaaattatttttttatcgaaTTAACACATGAAACAATGATGAATCGCCATGAAACCAGAACTTAATGTACTGAGATTTGCAATAGAACGTAGGCCATCATCATTGGATCAGTAGTGTGCTCAAAATCGTGCCTAAAAGTTAGTACAATCGTACTAACTTTCAAGCTTGATTCCACCACACCGCTAGAATTAGTTAAATTTTAGGCTATAAAGCATAATTAACTCATATAAAAACAAGTTAATTGGGTCTTGTTAAATGTCACCACTGGTGTAATATATAATAGAGAAGGGTGTATATAATTACTGCTTAATATTCTTTTGCATGTACAGTAAAAGGATTGAAATGTTCTATCAATATTCTTGTGGTTTTACTTAATAAAAAGCCAGATTAATAAGATTTGGGGGAACACACTTTTGAGTCATTCATACTTCCTCTGGAATCTGTAAACTGTAGTGATCAGACTAAGATAAAACGACATTAATTATTAGATAACCAATCTTATCTGTAACtgtgaaatcaaatattttgTCCAATTTACCTATGTGCGCTCATGGGAGAGACATGAAATTCCAATTAAATGTGTTCTTGAAGGCCATCATGAACTGAAaaagaacaaatcaatgtaatACTGCTCGATCTTCAAGCTTTTGTTTACTTATATTTGTCAGAATATATATGGCTTACAAGAAACCTCAACATATTAAACCTTATATCAGTGTATATTACACTTTCCACAAATTAGTAACACATATATTAAGGGGGTGTCTGGTTGTTTTGATTGGATAGGTTTAATTAAAGTGAAATTCATTCACATCTTATATAATATCTCATTAAAAGTAATACCTATGTATAATGAAActcttagaagttatttcagataataattatttaaagtgaTGACCTTTACTAAAGTATAGGTGGTGTTGTAGCTAATGATTTATGATAAATGTAATTGAATATCACAATTTATAATATCATAGTAATTTATATGGTTCAAAGTTAGAAATGATTTTCTATGGAGATTGAAGACTAGTTTTAAAAAAGACTTTGTTGCTTAGTTTGGGATTAATTTAAACTTGTTATTAATGCTCCTTTTGACATCTAGTGAATCATCACAACGCAATGCAAAATATGACAAGCATCTTGATAATCGATTGATCTTTTTCAATTAAGCAATCCTTAAAAATGGGGTAAACAAGAAacaaatatactccctccgtcctacttTAATTGACTTGTTTtccattttattaagttaaaaaatatatacttaattggtgtggatcaCATCACTTTTCCcctaaaaagtaaattttttaaTCTTCGTGTCCAAATTAAAGAAATGAATCTATTAGAGTGGAACAGAGAGAATATATAATTACCCTATCAGCATTTTAAAGTTTTGGTAGGCTGCAAAGATTCCTATTGAGTAAGAGACGGAGCCAAGCGCCAGACAAGTTCCGGCGACCATCCggcaatacatatatataatcacGTCCATCCAAATAATtgttataaatacataaatgtAGCATTACTGACCGTTTCTTAAAAACCTAGCTCCAGCGCCTTATAAGTTCATTACGAAAGAAATAACCTAAAAAGAAATTTGCAGCTAATTAAGGGATCCTAACAATTAATTTGAACTCCATCTCTCGGCGTGACcatagattttaattttcaaataacaAATCAGATTTGACATTGGAagttgaaagaaataaaatatccCAAGTACTAATTAGAGATTGAACAGAAATATACTGTTACCTAAAAGAATGTTCAAATTAAGCTAGCTAGTTTAAAATCCTCGTAAAGCATTTCAgaatcaataaatctatgcagccacattgtggccacccacacactaatataataaggacaatcttgatttatttaatttatttttttaaataaaaataggatttagttattttattatattctctacattgtacttatttttttaaattttttttgcattttttatttttaatttattttttaataaaaataaaaaagttaccaaaaaattgcaaaaaaataactattgtgtagagaatatgatataataactaaatcttatttttattttaaaaaataagttaaaaaaattaaattattttctacttaagtaaattgtgggtggccacaatgtggctgtttagcattactctttcAGAATAGTAGTTATCTTGCCGAAAAGTTGCATATGGTTTAAGGAAATCAAGGTGGCTGATTTTCATTCTTCATTTACTTATCTTACTTTGGAGTTTGGACCAATTGAAAATCCAGTAATCTCCCAATTTTCCAacataattaaggataattaatgaAGTAATTAACTAGTAGTAAAGCACATAACCTTATTGATATTGCTTCAAGGAACTAGCCGTTAGTTGCCATCCTTGTGTCTATCTAGAAATTAATTGGTATGAATTCTTGTAGAAACTAATTAATATGCAAGCAAGGAACACAAATTCTTGCATAGCTTTGAAATAGCTAGATTTGGTGGCTTCCTCTTTAAGTGGCTACATCTACCGAATCAAATTCCTTACTAATATTCTTGTATCAACCTTTACAGACTAATTAATGACTTTTCTTCCGGCCGTTAAATAAAAAGATTGAATAATCCTATTTCTTGAATAAAAGAATTGATATGAAGAATTCTAACAATACTATATCATCTTACATATATTCATTAAAGATGCAGATCcaaataaatttagttattatatGTAAAGTTAATGGTAGCTTTACCCattcccaaaaataaaaaatactcattataaaagaaaattataaaaactactCATTTTGAGCTTGAAAGAATAAAGttgtccttacttaaatcgcgAATTTTGCTCGATATGCTAGACCAATGTAAGTCGAGTATTAGTGTATTTGtggtaaataaattaataatcgaCATGTTTGATCTCTGCGAGTCAAGCATTAATGGTAAATGCACCAATGCTCAACCACTACGAGTCGAGCAATTAAGCATTTTTAGAAAATGCGCT
The sequence above is a segment of the Salvia miltiorrhiza cultivar Shanhuang (shh) unplaced genomic scaffold, IMPLAD_Smil_shh original_scaffold_306, whole genome shotgun sequence genome. Coding sequences within it:
- the LOC131004074 gene encoding hypothetical protein At1g04090-like, producing MGNCLRTNYSSTNKAAAVLPIDTVFKLPSPLPTWPPGAGFATGEIDLGGLQVRQVTSFHRIWTAYQGGPDGLGATFLEPSPIPDGFSMLGSYAQPNNQPLFGSVLVAKTDAADQSGEILKQPTDYTLISPDDPNSAHFWLPTPPDGFKAVGLVVTASPEKPPLDRIRCVRSDFTDDAETETLIWGNANGINVYGLRPKTRGTNAKSLGIGTFIAQNNGDTTLALSCLMNKNSASSAMPNQAQIKAVFGSYAPYVYFHPDEIYLPSSVNWYFSNGALLYKKGEESNPVRVEPDGSNLPQGGLNDGLYWLDLPVEPEEGSRVKKGDLRSAEAYLHVKPVLGGSGTDIQVWLFYPFNGPATAKVGMIEKIPLGKIGGHVGDWEHVTLRISNFDGALRRVYFAEHSGGRWVDSSVLEFESGNRFAGYSSLNGHATYSRAGVVMQGGGDLGIRNDTAKSAMVVDTGASFAVVAAEEGAVEPPWLNYYRKWGPTRSYDIVEEVDKVVKLLPESVKQQVEKLVKALPTEIFGEDGPTGPKMKNNWDGDEK